In the Paenibacillus sp. FSL H7-0357 genome, one interval contains:
- a CDS encoding glycoside hydrolase family 73 protein, translating to MTETEFISRIIPYAVEDMKRSHIAASLTIAQAALESSWGNSSLTVKSNNLFGIKGSGPAGSVAVRTTEYRDGKAVKVTAAFRAYNNWGESVADHSALIIGGVSWNHTLYSKVIGADGKKAAREIAAAGYATDPKYAAKLIQIMNTYNLYAYDEIKEEDEMSAEDKQKLASLEKELKDLRILLSDLAVSRDMLKTDVQEHGQAITSATERLSLIEGRMVMNVPAWAESAVSAAVAAGLLDTPAGGSLDFYRVLTVLHRAGLLSSRKEG from the coding sequence ATGACGGAGACCGAATTTATTTCCAGAATTATACCCTACGCAGTCGAAGATATGAAGCGCAGTCATATTGCGGCCTCGCTGACCATTGCGCAGGCAGCGCTGGAATCCAGTTGGGGGAACAGCAGTCTAACGGTTAAATCCAATAACCTCTTTGGCATTAAAGGCAGCGGACCTGCCGGAAGTGTGGCGGTACGGACAACAGAGTACAGAGACGGCAAAGCGGTGAAGGTGACTGCAGCCTTCCGTGCTTACAATAACTGGGGTGAATCTGTGGCCGACCATTCTGCGTTGATCATCGGCGGGGTCTCATGGAATCACACCCTATACAGCAAGGTGATTGGTGCGGATGGAAAAAAGGCCGCACGGGAAATTGCCGCAGCGGGATATGCGACTGATCCCAAGTATGCGGCAAAGCTGATTCAGATAATGAATACCTATAACTTGTACGCATATGATGAAATTAAGGAGGAGGATGAGATGTCGGCGGAAGATAAGCAAAAGCTTGCAAGTCTGGAAAAAGAACTGAAAGATCTGCGGATTTTGTTGTCCGATCTTGCAGTCAGCAGAGATATGCTGAAGACAGATGTACAGGAGCACGGGCAGGCGATCACTAGTGCGACTGAGCGCCTTTCCCTAATTGAAGGCCGGATGGTGATGAATGTCCCGGCATGGGCGGAGTCGGCTGTCAGTGCAGCAGTGGCGGCGGGACTGCTGGATACGCCTGCCGGCGGCAGCTTGGATTTTTACCGGGTTCTGACAGTATTGCATCGGGCGGGATTGCTGTCATCCCGGAAGGAGGGGTGA
- a CDS encoding holin, whose product MYNDALNNVLAFASVLAVFVMALVQLVKNSVKLPRNLVPAVGLAIGLLVGAVAYPFTDMNLVLRLWAGGLAGLSATGLFELAFNKRDGTTKD is encoded by the coding sequence ATGTATAACGATGCGCTTAACAATGTGCTTGCTTTCGCATCGGTGTTAGCCGTATTTGTAATGGCTCTCGTTCAGCTTGTGAAGAATAGCGTGAAGCTTCCGCGCAACCTTGTACCGGCGGTTGGTCTGGCAATAGGATTATTAGTCGGGGCCGTTGCCTATCCTTTTACAGATATGAATCTGGTGCTGCGACTGTGGGCAGGCGGACTGGCAGGATTGTCCGCCACAGGTCTGTTTGAACTGGCTTTTAACAAAAGGGATGGAACAACTAAAGATTAA